AGGAATTTTACCGGAAGGCAAGTCCTGGTGGGCGCAGTAAAATTTGGGCTCCGCAATCGCGGGGCCTAAATTTTTCTCATCGACGAAATCAAATTTCCCGCGCAATTTTAGGCACTAAAAACCGCCCTTTTTTACTGAACCACTCTCTTTTATGCTTTCTCGTCGAGAAACTGAAAATTTTATTAACAAAAAATGTCAAAAAAGGGAAAGTACTCGGCAGAAAAATGGCAGAAAGTAATTCTGACATATCTTGGCAACATATCTTTTTCCTACTAAAATTCCTTCTTCCATTTTACATGCTTTTTGGCAGAAAAGTACTGACTGTTTTGACAATGCTATAATAATGGTAATAATCACTATGCCTAAATACATCAGCGAAAATGAAGAACTAATGAAAGAATGGGATTGGGAAGCCAACAACAAAGAAGGCCTTGATCCCACCCAGCTATCTGCACAAAGTAGCCAAAAAGTTTGGTGGAAATGTTCTAAATGTAGCTATAAATGGCAAACAGCTATTAATAAAAGGACTTACAGAAAACATGGGTGCCTGAACTGTACGGGACAGGTCGCCTTTCCAGGAGTTAATGATCTCGCAACCTTATATCCCGAAGTAGCAAAAGAATGGCACCCAACAAAGAATGACTCTTTAACTCCTAGAGATATTAGACCTAAAAGTAATAAAAAATATTGGTGGAAATGCTCGAAGTGCGGATATACTTGGCAGGCAAGTGGTAGTAGCCGCATTGGACACAAATCGGGATGCCCGGCTTGCTCTGGGCGCGTTCCTAGGGTTGGGATAAATGACTTGTTTACAGTTTGTCCCAACTTGAAGCAAGAATGGGATTTTGAGAAAAATAAACATTTAGATCCCTCTTGTTTAAGCAGAGGTAGCAATGCTAAAGTATGGTGGAAATGCAATTTGGGACACTCTTACGAAATGGCGGTAAAACGCAAATCTGCTGGGGCCGGTTGTCCTTATTGCACTTCGCATAGAGTTCTAACGGGATTTAACGATTTCCAAACTTCATTTCCGGATTTAGCCAAAGAATGGGATACTAAAAGAAACGACGGCAAATCTCCTGACAAATGTATGGTCCATAGTAATCAAAAAGTATGGTGGATATGTCCAAAGGGACACCACTATGAGATGACAGTAAACCATAGAGCAAGTGGTGGAAATTGCCCTATTTGTTCCAATCATAAACTTTTAGTGGGCTATAATGATTTAGCAACCTTATATCCAGACCTCGCCAAAGAATGGGATTACGAAAAGAATGCTTCCCTAAAACCTACTGATATTATTCCCAAAACAAAGAAAAAAGTGTGGTGGAAATGCCCTAAATGTAATCACCGTTGGCAAACTAGTGTTATAGAGAGGGTATATGGAACAGGGTGTCCAAAATGCCTGCCGGAACGACGACAAAAAACCCTTAGACAAAATATAATGCAAAAAGGTCTGGGTATAAAGGATCCGACTCTCCTGCGAGAGTGGAACTATGAAAGAAATAAAGGGCTTAAACCAGAGGAATATTCTGCACACAGCAATAGAATTGTATGGTGGGAATGTTCTAAAGGCCATGAATACCAATCAAGTGTGCATGATAGGACTTCCGGTCAAGGATGTCCAATTTGCTCGAATCATCAGGTTTTAACTGGATTCAACGATTTACAAACCCGATTTCCAGATATAGCAAAGGAATGGGATTGTGAAAAAAATAAAGATCTAATTCCATCAAAGGTAGTGGCCACGAGTACAAAAAAAGCCTGGTGGATATGCTCTGTTTGTCACAAGAGTTGGCAAGCACAAATTTTAGCAAGAACTAAAAGAGATACGGGATGCCCCCAATGTGGTATAAAAAAACGTATAGAGCATCATAGAGCCACCTTCGTTAAAAAGAATGGGTGTATTACCGATTCGTTACTTTTGCGAGAATGGAATTATGAAAAAAATTATCCGCTAACTCCTCAAGATTTTCCGCCGGCCAGTAACAAATCCGTGTGGTGGAAATGTTCCAAATGCGGATATGAATATAAATCAAAAATCGGCAATAAAAATATTTTGAAAAGAGGTTGCCCTTGCTGTGCCAATCATGTGGTCGTAAAGGGAAAAAATGATTTTGCAACTACTCACCCACAACTAGCTAAAGAATGGCATCCTACGAAAAATGTTTTTTCTCCGGATACAGTGGTGTACGGAACTAGAAAAAAAGTATGGTGGATTTGTTCTAAAGGGCATGAGTATCAAGCTAGTATTTTGCATCGTTCTCATGGAACAAATTGTCCTATTTGCAATAGTGGAAGACAGACCTCTTTTGCGGAACAAGCCGTTTTCTATTATGTAAAACAGGTTTTTCCAGATGCAATCAACCGTTATAAAGATATTTTTTCAAACGGAATGGAACTAGATATCTATATTCCCTCTATTAAAACCGCTGTGGAATATGATGGTGTGTTTTATCATAAACGAGAGAAATTGCAACGTGAAAAGAAAAAACATGATATTTGTAGAGAACATCACATAAAACTCATTCGTATCAAAGAAGCTGATATTACCCAAGATAAAGAACAAAGCAAAACTGCCGATTTTGTTTTACATGTTCCGGGGTTAGGAAATGCCAAAAAGGCATTAGATAAAGTAATCCATATTTTATTATCTGAAATAACATCAAAGACAGCATTATTTCCAACTTATGTTTATGCTCCTCTAGATGTAAATACAAAACGTGATCAATATGAGATTAGAAAATACATAACCAAACTGAGAAAAGATTCTCTTGTGGATTTGAGACCAGATTTAGCCAAAGAATGGCATCCTACTAAAAACGGCCATTTTAAACCAAGAATGGTTTCCTTACATGCAGACAAAAAAGCATGGTGGTTGTGTCCAAAATGTGATTATGAATGGGAAGCAACCGTTGGACATCGCGTAAAGGGTATCGGATGCCCAAAATGCAGAATTAAAAAATCTACCCTATCCAAATGCAAAGCCATTGAAATGCTGGATCCAAATACGGGAGCTGTAATCCAAGAATTTTCTTCAATTACTGATGCTAGTAGAAAAATGAAAATCAATCATTCAAATATAGCCATGGTTTGCAAAGGTATTCGCCCAAATGCGGGCGGCTATAAATGGCGTTATAAAAAGTAAAAGATTTTTCTGTGCTACTGTAAGTTGAACCAGGACAAGTGTAAAAACCTCGTGCAAATTTTCGCAAAGTTAACAATAAAGAGCTATAAAAAAATAGGGAACTATTTTGGTCACTCCCTCATCGGTAGAACACCGCTTGGTGGGCGCAGTAAAATTTAGCCCTGCCCGTAAGTGCTTAAATGCGCGGTGGCAGGGTTAAATTTTTCCATACCATAAAAGCGTTTGAGCCTCTGCTTTGGGGAATTTTCTTAAAATTGCTACAATATAATTAGTTCGGGGCATGGCTCAAGTGGTAGAGCGCCCGCTTTGGGAGCGGGAGGTTCCCGGTTCAAGTCCGGGTGCCCCGATTTTTTATTATGAACCAGACCAATTTTTACCGCCAAAATGCTTTTCTTATTTCGCATTCTCCCGCCGATACCGCGGAAGAACAGCGCGACGACGGAATCGTTACCGAAACTACTTTTCCGTTTTTCACTCCCTTTTTGTTTGACCGCTTAGTTTTATCGGCCAATTTTCGGGCTGATATGGAGGGGGATATTTTGCTGGAAGTACAGGTATGCTCCCAAGGGGAGTGGAGCCGTTATTATAAAATGGGCCTTCTTTCCAGTAAATTCAAGCGCAGTTTCCCGGAGCAGGCCGATGCGTTCGGTAAAGTGTTGGTGGACGAGTTGTGTTTATCCCGCCCGGCGGAGGGATACCGTTTCCGGTTGAAATTCAGCGGACGGGTGCAACTGCTAAACTTAATGGCTTGCGGGGTGCGCGCTCCTTTCGTGTATGATGAATTTTATGCCTCACAACTTCCCGCCGGTGAAAATATGATAGGGGTGGAACCCTTGTCGCAAATGGAACTGGCAACGGAAGAACACTCCCGCGTATGCAGCCCCACTTCGCTTTGTATGGCACTTAACACTTTGGGTTACTACACAACACCCGAACTGTTAATGGAACAAGTGTTTGACCAAGCCGCCGCTATCTACGGTAACTGGATGTTTAATGTGGCCGCGGCGGGCCAGTTGGGCGCGGAAGCCTTTGTGCGCCGTTTTTCTTCCCTTTTGGAACTTGAGGAGTGGATTTCGCCTTCTTCGTTGGTGGTGGCGAGCATCGGGTATCAAAAAGGGGAGTTGGAAAATGCCTGTTTGGAACAAACCCCCGGACATTTGGTATTGATACGCGGTTGGCGCGACGGGAAAATTTTAGTGGCCGACCCTGCCGCCCCCGCCAAAGACGGTGTACTCCGCGCGTATGATGCCAAACAGTTTGCCCAAGTATGGTTGAAAAATAAAAAGGGTGTGGCCTATGTAGTGAGGAAAAAATGAAGAAAATAATTTTTGGTTTAATGGCTCTGTTTTTGCTGGGCGGTTGCGCGCAGGAATCGTTGAAGGACAGTTTGATTGTTGCCCACAAAGGGGAAATGGAATCTTTGGATCCCGTTTACTCTTACGACGGGGTAACGCACGGCATGTTAATCAATGTGTACGATACCTTGTTGAAATTCAAAGGAAGTTCGTTGACCGAGTTGGAACCTTCGCTTTCTACGCAAGTGCCTACCAAAGAAAACGGTTTAATTTCGCAAGACGGTCTTACCTACACATTTCCTATCCGTACGGGAGTTAAATTTCACGACGGGAGCGAATTAACGCCCGAAGATGTGCGCTATTCTTTACTGCGTTTTTTGCTTGCTGATGTATCGGGCGGCCCCTCCAGCCTTTTGTTGGAACCTATCTTGGGTGTTTCCTCTACGCGTGACGAGCAAGGCAATATTTCGCTTGATTTCAAAGACGCGGAAAACGCCGTTCGGGTGGAAGACGATAAAGTAATCATCACACTCAAACGCCCTTTTGCTCCGTTCTTGTCTATCTTGGCGCGGTGGAGTTATGTGATGAGCAAAAATTGGGCCGTTCAAAACGGCGCGTGGGACGGTACCGAAGCCACTTGGAAACAATTTAATAATTTTGCTAAAGAAGATTCCCCTTTGTTCCAAAAAACTAACGGCACAGGCCCTTTTGCCGTTGCCCGTTGGGATATTGCCGCCAAGCGTTTACTGCTCGTAGCGAACGAAAACTATTTTGCGGGGGCTCCCCGGTTAAAAAGTATCCACATGATGACGGTGGACGAACCCAGCACCTTGCGCCTCATGTTGGAATCGGGTGATGTTGATGTGGCGGAATTATCGCCCAAGTTTATTTCGCAATTACAAGGCAACGCAGAAGTAACCTTGTATGACAATTTACCTCGCTTGCGCACCGACCCCACCATTTTCTTTACGCTGGATATCAATATGCAGGCCAACCCCGATGTCGGTTCCGGCAAATTGGACGGGGCGGGTATTCCTGCCGACTTCTTCGCCGATAAGAATCTTCGCAAAGCCTTTGCCTATGCGTTTGATTATGAAGCATTTTTGCGCGAATCTATGGAAGGCCGTGCTACTTTGGCAATAGGCCCCGCTCCGGAGGGGCTTGTGAAATACAACAATTCCTTCAACCGCTATCATTTTGATTTGGAAAAAGCCAAAGAACATTTCCAAAAAGCATGGAACGGCGAAGTGTGGGAAAAGGGTTTTAAGTTTACCATTACCTACAACACCAGCGGCGAAATGCGCCAAATTGCCAGCGAAATCTTAAAGCGCAATGTGGAAAGTTTGAACCCCAAATTCCAAATAGAACTACGCGGTGTTACCTGGCCTGCGTTTTTGGAAAAAACAGCCAAACGCCAAATGCCCATGTGGGCGCGCGGTTGGGTGGCGGACTATGCGGACGCACACAACTTCTATTTTCCGTTTGTGCATAGCCAAGGGCGTTATGCGTTATCGCAAGGATATAAAAATGCTCAAGCGGACGAATTGATTGAAAAAGCCGTTGCGGAAACCGATTTTTCCAAACGCAACGCGCTTTATCAAAAAGTACATAATTTAATGCACGAAGATGCCATGCAAATCTATACCGTACACCCCACGGGTTTATGGGCCATGCGTTCGCGCGTGAAAGGTTTTGCGGATAACCCCGTGTACATGGGTATTTATTTTTACCCGATGTTCAAAGAGTAAAAAAGTTTTTGAAACATAAAACAAAAACAGATAATTCTTAAATAGTTTTGCAGATGCGGCGGATAAATTTCGCCGCATTTTTTTGTGTTTGTTCGGGGGAGGCAAAGTCGGTAAGGACGGCAATTTTTTGAGGGGAAAGCGGTTCGTTTTTAAGGGCTTTTTCTTCCAATTTTCCGCACACAAATAAAACAGGTTTGTTTCGTTTTTTAGCCAAAGTCAGCACGGCTAATGGCGCCTTGCCGTAAAAAGTTTGTTTGTCCAGTTTCCCTTCGGTGGTAATTACCAGGTCAGCCCATTTAATTTCTTTTTCCAAATTTGTTTTTTTAACCAAAAATTCGGAGCCTAAGAGCAGTTTTGCATCGAAGCACCCCAGAAGCCCCGCCCCTATTGCACCTGCCGCGGCCGTGCTGGGTTGACGGGAAATGTTTTTTCCCGTCTCTTTTTTTATCATACGCGCCCAAACACTCATGGCTTTATCCAATATTTTCACTTGCGCAAGAGATGCACCTTTTTGCGGCCCGAAAACCTTGGCAGAACTTTTGGGGCCCAGTAACGGGTTGGTTACATCGGCTACCCCGATAATCTTAATACCCTTAAATTGTTTTTTCAGAGGGGAAAGATCGAGGTTTTTTATGTTTATAAGCGGTTGTGCGCCGAGCGGGAGGGGGGAGTTGTCTTTGTCTGAAAGGACCGCACCGCATGCCGCAGCCATGCCGGCACCGCCGTCGTTACAGGCTACTCCGCCCAATCCTACATAAATGGTTTTGGCTCCGGCTTTAACGGCTTTAAGCAGCACTTCTCCTACCCCGAAGGAAGACGCGCGGAGAGGGGCTAACTTATGGGAGGGGGTGTTGCCCAAGCCGCACACGCGGGCCGTTTCCACCACGGCGGTTTTGCCGTCGGGAAGCATTAAAAAATGAGTGCGTGCTGTTTTTAGAAAAGCGTTTTTTGCCGAAACACGAATCAACCGCGCTTGGGGACTTAATGTTTTGAAAAAATCAATAAACCCGTCTCCCCCGTCTGCGATGGGATAGGCTCGTACGGTGTGGCGTTTATCCAAGGCACGCGAAAAAACACGCGCGGTTTCCCGCGCGCTCAAAGAACCTTTCAGGGCATTGGGTAATACTAAAATTTTCATTCAAATTTCCAACTTAACTGCGCTTGGATAACGGTGTTGGACTCGGCGGAATCTTTCAGGGCTCCGCTTCTTTGGGCAAATACTTGGCGAGCTTCCAAACCGAGCATCACATCATCTACCCAGGTTTCCACCCCAATCCCCACGGCACCGGCAAATCCGTTGGATTTAACGGAGTGGCTTTGAATTTCACCGCGGTAGTTCAGTTTCAACATTTCGTACATCGCAGAAGCCGTTAAATAAAAAGCCAAAGGGCTGTTAGGTGTTAGATAATAATGGGCGGCCGCACCGACTTGAATAATTTGTCCGCTTGTTTTTACTTGCGGATCGGGATACGGCAGGTCTTCCCCCGGAGTTACCGCATTGTTGGCATCAGCCACATTGGGGTCTTTATCCACAAAAGAGGAATTGGAAATGTTGCCGATTGTTAAAGTGGGGCCCAGCCAAAAGTTGCTTTCTTTCAAGCGCCATAAATACTTGCCCGACACCATCACACTCGTTCCGCCTACATCATAGGGTTCGGTTTCGCTTTCGTAACCGGCTTCGGCGGAGTTATCCAACATCAAATCCAACGGCATGGCGCCTGCCTGTATGGCAAAATACTTGGAAAAGTTTTTCTCGTTAAATTTTGTTTTCTTTTTGGCAGGTTTGCTTTTTTCGGCCGGTTGAGTTTGAACGGTTTTTTCGGTTGCTTGTTCGCCTTTGATAAAGGCTTCTTCATCCGTCATTTTTTGCGGAGCGGTTTGCTCTACGCGTGCTTCGGGCGTGATGACTTTTCCGTTTACTACAGTGGCATTTTGCGCCCCGAATACCTGGTCGATATCCGAATCGAAGGTTAGCCCGCCGGCCGCTTCCACTTTACCTGTTTGGGCAACCGTTTGTGCGGTCTGGGCGGCGGTTTGTGCGGCTTCTTGGCGTTGCAAGTTTTCCTTCACATATTCTTTTTGGGCTTCTTTACCTTGGTCGTAATCGTAATTCTCAATGGAAACGATTTGGGGCATATCCACATTTACTACGGCTCCGTCGTCGGTTTGCAATTTAAGGTTAAATTCGTCCAAATCTAAAATAACCCCGATGAGTTGCGTGCCGCCTTTTAAGACAAGGCGGTGCTTGTCGGGCAGGATTTGTTCGATTTCTCGTTGATTTAATGTAATGGTTCCGTACGAGGTAGCCAAGTTGAGGGTGTATTCCGTTTGAGCAACAATAGAACCACTGATTAAATTGCCGTCTTTCATTTTAATGGTTTCGGCATTTAATACGGCGGCTACTAATAAAATAGAAAGTACAACGAACGCTCTTTTCATACAACCTCACTTAATAAAAGGCAAAACGAAAGCGGTGCGCAAAACTACGCACCGCTTTAGACTATTTAGATTCTTCTTCTACTACTTTTTCAATGGTGCTTTCGGCCGGTTTTTCTTGCGTGCAGCAGCAAGGGGCTACCGCTTTTTTAATTTTGCGGAGTACACCCAAGATTTTGGCAACGGTTAAGAAGCCGAGGGCGGCGGCCAAGTCGCTCAAGATATAATAAGCGGCGGCGGCCCACATTTCTTGTCCGCTAAGTACCGGATGCGTGAACACGGCATAGGCTTGGAATACACCAAAGGCTAAGGCCAAGTAGAAAAGCACTAAGAAAATAATGCGAAGGCCTTTCAAGCAAAGCCAGTTATGCGGAAACCATTTTGCACATTTACAGCATTTAGACATAAGTTTCACTCCTTTTGTAAGTATGGGGAAAATTTGTTACCCCCCTATACTGATATTGTAGCAAAGAATATACCTTTTAAGGCAATTTCCTTGTCTTAAAAGGCTATGAAAGCGAAAACGAAAAAACAAGATGAGAAGAAGGCTAGTATTTCGAAAGATAATTTTTAGTTTTGCGCAAAGCCGAACAAATCTTGGCAACGGTCAGTTCCGCCACGCAAGCAAGCGCGGCCTGCAACGCCGCAAAGCCGTAGAGTTTGCGTGCCGGGGCAGAGTTTTGTGCCAAGGTTTCGGGAGAAACAAAAAAAGTGTAAATCAAACACCCTAACGCATAGATGCCTACGGCCAGAGTAGCATAGAATAAAATCAGGCAAAT
The DNA window shown above is from Elusimicrobium sp. and carries:
- a CDS encoding ABC transporter substrate-binding protein; the encoded protein is MKKIIFGLMALFLLGGCAQESLKDSLIVAHKGEMESLDPVYSYDGVTHGMLINVYDTLLKFKGSSLTELEPSLSTQVPTKENGLISQDGLTYTFPIRTGVKFHDGSELTPEDVRYSLLRFLLADVSGGPSSLLLEPILGVSSTRDEQGNISLDFKDAENAVRVEDDKVIITLKRPFAPFLSILARWSYVMSKNWAVQNGAWDGTEATWKQFNNFAKEDSPLFQKTNGTGPFAVARWDIAAKRLLLVANENYFAGAPRLKSIHMMTVDEPSTLRLMLESGDVDVAELSPKFISQLQGNAEVTLYDNLPRLRTDPTIFFTLDINMQANPDVGSGKLDGAGIPADFFADKNLRKAFAYAFDYEAFLRESMEGRATLAIGPAPEGLVKYNNSFNRYHFDLEKAKEHFQKAWNGEVWEKGFKFTITYNTSGEMRQIASEILKRNVESLNPKFQIELRGVTWPAFLEKTAKRQMPMWARGWVADYADAHNFYFPFVHSQGRYALSQGYKNAQADELIEKAVAETDFSKRNALYQKVHNLMHEDAMQIYTVHPTGLWAMRSRVKGFADNPVYMGIYFYPMFKE
- a CDS encoding glycerate kinase; translated protein: MKILVLPNALKGSLSARETARVFSRALDKRHTVRAYPIADGGDGFIDFFKTLSPQARLIRVSAKNAFLKTARTHFLMLPDGKTAVVETARVCGLGNTPSHKLAPLRASSFGVGEVLLKAVKAGAKTIYVGLGGVACNDGGAGMAAACGAVLSDKDNSPLPLGAQPLINIKNLDLSPLKKQFKGIKIIGVADVTNPLLGPKSSAKVFGPQKGASLAQVKILDKAMSVWARMIKKETGKNISRQPSTAAAGAIGAGLLGCFDAKLLLGSEFLVKKTNLEKEIKWADLVITTEGKLDKQTFYGKAPLAVLTLAKKRNKPVLFVCGKLEEKALKNEPLSPQKIAVLTDFASPEQTQKNAAKFIRRICKTI